A single window of Cytobacillus dafuensis DNA harbors:
- a CDS encoding YitT family protein, translating to MRLKNILYILLGSAIFSFGIVHFNMQNNLAEGGFTGITLLLYFLFKWDPSYTNLILNIPLFLIGWKLLGRISFLYTILGTVSVSIFLWIFQRIQIHMPLNEDLTLAALFAGVFIGTGLGIIFRYGGTTGGVDIIARLVNKYAGISMGRTMFVFDAVVIILSLIFYLSYKEAMYTLVAVFVGARVIDFMQEGAYSARGAMIISDLNDEIASKIMTEMERGVTVLKGYGSFTKKEREVLYCVVGKNEIVRLKNVITSVDPHAFVSVTIVHDVLGEGFTLDENKKPLEL from the coding sequence ATGAGATTAAAGAATATATTATATATCCTGTTAGGGTCAGCTATTTTTTCCTTTGGAATTGTCCATTTTAATATGCAAAATAATTTAGCTGAAGGTGGTTTTACAGGGATTACACTTCTTCTTTATTTTCTTTTTAAATGGGATCCATCTTATACAAACTTAATTTTAAACATACCACTTTTCTTAATTGGTTGGAAATTACTTGGGAGAATTTCCTTTTTATATACAATTCTTGGTACGGTAAGCGTATCGATTTTCCTTTGGATTTTTCAGCGCATTCAAATACATATGCCGTTAAATGAAGATTTAACATTAGCTGCTTTATTTGCAGGCGTTTTTATTGGAACGGGATTAGGAATAATTTTTCGTTATGGAGGGACAACAGGAGGCGTCGATATAATCGCAAGATTAGTGAACAAATATGCAGGAATTAGTATGGGAAGAACCATGTTCGTATTTGATGCAGTTGTCATTATCCTATCTTTAATTTTTTATTTATCATATAAGGAAGCTATGTATACACTTGTTGCTGTATTTGTTGGAGCACGGGTAATTGATTTCATGCAGGAAGGCGCCTATTCTGCGAGAGGTGCGATGATTATTTCAGATTTGAATGATGAAATTGCCTCAAAGATCATGACTGAAATGGAAAGAGGAGTAACTGTATTAAAGGGCTATGGATCATTTACAAAAAAGGAAAGAGAAGTTCTATATTGCGTTGTCGGAAAAAATGAAATAGTTCGTTTAAAAAATGTCATTACGTCCGTTGACCCTCACGCATTTGTTTCAGTCACCATCGTTCATGATGTTCTTGGAGAGGGCTTCACATTAGACGAAAATAAAAAGCCGCTTGAACTGTAA
- the bshB1 gene encoding bacillithiol biosynthesis deacetylase BshB1, protein MEKAVIKMHELKLDILAFGAHADDVEIGMGGSIAKFAKIGKRIGICDLTDAELSSNGTVDIRKNEAMKAAEILGVEIRDSLSLPDRGLYMNQEYIKKIVNVIRKYRPNLVFAPYYEDRHPDHGNCARLVEEAIFSAGIKKFETEDVFEPHRVKNCYFYMINGFHKPDFVIDVSKYMDKKIASLQAYKSQFIKADEAVDTPLVNGYIESIEARERLFGKEVEVTYAEGFMRNKPLLMNLDLFGEKE, encoded by the coding sequence ATGGAAAAAGCGGTGATCAAGATGCATGAATTGAAGCTAGATATACTTGCCTTCGGGGCACATGCTGATGATGTTGAAATTGGAATGGGTGGATCCATTGCCAAGTTTGCTAAAATCGGTAAAAGAATTGGTATTTGCGATCTTACCGATGCCGAGCTATCATCAAATGGAACGGTGGACATTCGTAAAAACGAAGCAATGAAGGCTGCAGAAATTTTAGGAGTGGAAATAAGGGACTCTCTAAGTCTTCCAGATAGAGGGCTTTACATGAATCAAGAATACATAAAAAAAATTGTTAATGTAATTCGTAAATATCGCCCGAATCTAGTCTTTGCTCCATATTATGAAGATCGTCATCCCGATCATGGGAATTGTGCACGATTAGTAGAAGAAGCTATTTTTTCAGCAGGCATAAAAAAATTTGAGACAGAAGATGTTTTCGAACCTCATCGTGTGAAAAATTGTTATTTTTATATGATTAATGGCTTTCATAAACCTGATTTCGTTATTGATGTATCTAAATATATGGATAAAAAAATAGCAAGTCTGCAGGCCTATAAAAGTCAATTTATTAAGGCTGATGAGGCAGTGGATACTCCTTTAGTAAATGGATATATTGAATCAATTGAGGCTAGAGAAAGATTATTTGGTAAAGAAGTAGAAGTAACATACGCAGAAGGCTTTATGAGAAATAAACCATTGTTAATGAATCTTGATTTGTTTGGAGAAAAAGAATGA
- the panC gene encoding pantoate--beta-alanine ligase: MKVITTIDEMQETILKDKKIGKSVGFVPTMGFLHEGHLSLIKKARGETDIVVLSIFVNPLQFGPNEDLSSYPRDFERDHKLAENNGVDYIFYPSVEEIYPEPLTVTVKVNARTDVLCGRSRPGHFDGVATVLTKLFNIVQPTKAFFGMKDAQQIAIVEGLVNDFHIPIEIIPIEIVRESDGLAKSSRNVNLLTIERDQAPVLFESLQGAKALIENGEKNPNIVISYIREMILDKTNGNIDYIEIYSYPKLLELTQLEGKIIIALAVKFSKVRLIDNLVLNIQ, translated from the coding sequence ATGAAAGTAATTACTACAATAGATGAAATGCAAGAAACCATATTAAAAGATAAAAAGATTGGAAAATCGGTTGGATTTGTACCAACGATGGGTTTTTTGCATGAAGGTCATTTATCCCTAATTAAAAAGGCTAGAGGGGAAACGGACATTGTTGTTTTAAGTATTTTTGTAAATCCCCTCCAATTTGGACCGAATGAGGACTTAAGCTCTTATCCTAGAGATTTTGAACGTGATCATAAGCTTGCTGAAAACAATGGTGTAGACTATATTTTTTACCCATCAGTTGAGGAAATATATCCCGAGCCTTTGACAGTAACAGTGAAAGTAAATGCCAGAACAGATGTATTATGTGGGAGATCCCGCCCTGGACATTTTGATGGCGTTGCAACGGTACTTACAAAACTTTTTAACATTGTTCAGCCAACAAAAGCTTTCTTTGGTATGAAGGATGCTCAACAAATTGCTATTGTTGAAGGCCTTGTAAATGATTTTCACATTCCAATTGAAATTATTCCAATTGAAATCGTAAGGGAATCAGATGGACTTGCCAAAAGTTCAAGAAATGTAAATTTGCTTACCATTGAAAGGGATCAAGCACCAGTACTTTTTGAAAGTCTGCAAGGTGCAAAAGCCCTCATTGAAAATGGAGAAAAAAATCCTAATATTGTTATCTCTTATATAAGGGAAATGATTTTAGATAAAACAAACGGCAATATTGACTATATTGAAATATATTCCTATCCAAAACTTTTAGAATTAACCCAATTAGAAGGCAAAATAATAATTGCCTTAGCAGTTAAATTTTCAAAAGTTCGTTTAATAGATAATTTAGTATTGAATATTCAATGA
- the mgsA gene encoding methylglyoxal synthase, which yields MNIALIAHDKKKDALVGFVTAYKAILAEHNLYATGTTGTRLMNETGLSIHRFQSGPYGGDQEIGAYVANNKMDIVIFFRDPLTAQPHEPDVTALIRLCDVYSVPLATNMGTAEIIIKGLERGDLSWRTIVYGKSGDQDA from the coding sequence ATGAATATTGCATTGATTGCACATGATAAGAAAAAAGATGCTCTTGTCGGCTTTGTGACTGCCTATAAAGCCATCTTGGCTGAACATAACCTATACGCCACTGGTACAACGGGCACTAGATTAATGAATGAAACGGGTCTTTCAATTCACCGGTTTCAATCCGGTCCATATGGTGGGGATCAGGAGATTGGTGCATATGTGGCTAATAACAAAATGGACATTGTAATTTTTTTTCGAGACCCTTTAACGGCTCAGCCGCATGAGCCGGATGTCACAGCATTAATTCGTCTATGTGATGTTTACTCAGTGCCTCTAGCTACAAATATGGGTACAGCTGAAATAATCATAAAAGGGCTTGAACGAGGGGATCTATCTTGGAGAACAATTGTGTATGGAAAAAGCGGTGATCAAGATGCATGA
- the dapB gene encoding 4-hydroxy-tetrahydrodipicolinate reductase → MEKINVVIAGPRGRMGREAVKLVQQTENYHLIAVVDHKYDGRFLSEVEGFFGLEIPIYSDIAKCFCETKADVLIDLTTPEHGMFHTKTALEYGVRPVVGTTGFSKENLSELDSICREKEIGCIIAPNFAIGAVLMMKFAQMAGKYFNDVEIIELHHDQKLDAPSGTAVKTAEMIADVRKAKKQGHPEEKEAITGARGAEYEGMHIHSVRLPGLIAHQQVMFGSEGQTLSIRHDSYNRQSFMSGVKLAVDTVLKIDTLVYGLENILE, encoded by the coding sequence ATGGAAAAAATTAATGTCGTTATCGCTGGTCCAAGAGGACGAATGGGTAGAGAGGCTGTTAAGCTTGTACAACAGACGGAAAACTACCATTTAATTGCTGTTGTTGATCATAAATACGATGGTAGATTTTTAAGTGAAGTAGAGGGCTTCTTTGGTTTAGAAATACCGATTTATTCGGATATAGCAAAATGTTTTTGTGAAACAAAGGCTGATGTGCTCATAGACTTAACGACACCAGAACATGGTATGTTTCATACGAAAACGGCATTGGAGTATGGCGTCAGGCCAGTAGTTGGAACAACTGGTTTTTCTAAAGAGAATCTATCAGAACTTGACTCTATTTGCCGTGAAAAAGAAATTGGCTGTATCATCGCACCTAACTTTGCTATCGGAGCCGTTCTTATGATGAAATTTGCTCAAATGGCAGGTAAATATTTTAATGATGTTGAAATTATTGAGCTGCATCATGATCAGAAGCTTGATGCTCCTTCAGGTACAGCTGTAAAAACAGCGGAAATGATCGCAGATGTACGAAAAGCAAAAAAACAAGGACATCCAGAAGAAAAAGAAGCCATTACAGGGGCAAGAGGGGCAGAGTATGAAGGAATGCATATTCATTCTGTCAGATTACCTGGTTTAATTGCTCATCAGCAGGTTATGTTTGGTTCAGAAGGACAAACATTATCGATTCGCCATGATTCGTATAATCGTCAATCTTTTATGTCTGGTGTAAAGCTAGCTGTAGATACTGTATTAAAAATTGATACTCTTGTTTATGGGCTTGAAAATATTTTGGAATAG
- a CDS encoding nucleotide pyrophosphohydrolase, producing the protein MSHKTMIELQAEVDAYISQFKEGYFSPLAMIARLTEELGELAREVNHQFGEKPKKETETEKAIEEEMGDMLFVLICLANSLNINLEEAHDIVMKKFNTRDKDRWTRIED; encoded by the coding sequence ATGTCACATAAAACAATGATAGAGCTTCAAGCGGAAGTAGATGCTTATATTAGCCAATTTAAAGAAGGTTATTTTAGCCCATTGGCAATGATTGCGAGATTGACAGAAGAATTAGGAGAGCTTGCTCGAGAGGTTAACCATCAATTTGGGGAGAAGCCGAAGAAAGAAACAGAAACGGAGAAGGCGATTGAAGAGGAAATGGGTGATATGCTATTTGTCCTTATTTGCCTAGCCAATTCATTAAATATTAACTTAGAAGAGGCTCATGACATTGTCATGAAAAAATTCAACACTCGTGATAAAGATCGGTGGACAAGAATCGAGGATTAA
- a CDS encoding zinc metallopeptidase, which yields MGGYLIYFIIIMIVPIWAQMRVKGSYVKYSKVPSSSHMRGAEVARRILDANGLYHVGIEEIRGHLTDHYDPRSKTVRLSSSNYHGHSVAAAAIAAHEVGHAIQDQQDYAFLRFRHALVPVANLGSNFSWILILIGMFAGLSGFVLLGIIFMASAVIFQLVTLPVEFNASNRAMDQVIALGVIRNDEEKETRKVLNSAALTYVAAAAVAVLELLRLILVYTGMQRQD from the coding sequence ATGGGAGGATATCTTATTTATTTTATTATCATTATGATAGTGCCAATTTGGGCGCAAATGAGAGTGAAAGGCTCTTATGTTAAATATTCAAAAGTACCATCTTCTTCACATATGAGAGGAGCAGAGGTTGCAAGAAGAATTCTTGATGCCAATGGTTTATATCATGTAGGAATTGAAGAAATACGTGGACATTTAACAGATCATTACGATCCCCGTTCAAAGACAGTAAGGCTATCATCAAGCAACTATCATGGCCATTCGGTAGCTGCAGCTGCAATAGCAGCTCATGAAGTAGGACATGCTATTCAAGATCAGCAAGATTATGCATTTTTACGATTCCGACATGCACTTGTTCCAGTAGCCAATTTAGGATCAAATTTTTCTTGGATATTAATATTAATTGGTATGTTTGCTGGATTGAGTGGATTTGTTCTTCTAGGAATTATTTTTATGGCTTCTGCCGTTATTTTTCAACTTGTTACTTTACCTGTTGAATTCAATGCATCCAATAGGGCGATGGATCAAGTAATTGCTCTTGGGGTGATCAGGAATGATGAAGAAAAGGAAACAAGAAAGGTTCTAAACTCAGCGGCATTGACATATGTAGCCGCAGCTGCTGTAGCAGTATTGGAATTACTTCGACTTATTCTTGTCTACACTGGAATGCAAAGACAAGATTAA
- the panD gene encoding aspartate 1-decarboxylase: protein MYRTMMNGKIHRAVVTEANLNYVGSITIDTDILDAVGMVANEKVQIVNNNNGARFETYIIPGKRGSGVICVNGAAARLVQEGDIVIIISYALVSEEKVLTHEPKVAIMDNHNKIKEMINKEPERTII from the coding sequence ATGTATCGCACCATGATGAACGGCAAAATTCACAGAGCTGTTGTAACAGAAGCAAATTTAAATTATGTTGGCAGCATTACAATTGATACCGATATTCTCGATGCAGTCGGGATGGTAGCAAATGAAAAGGTGCAAATTGTAAATAATAACAATGGAGCTAGATTTGAAACATATATTATTCCTGGGAAAAGAGGAAGCGGTGTTATCTGTGTTAATGGAGCTGCAGCAAGACTTGTTCAGGAAGGGGATATCGTTATTATCATATCCTATGCCTTAGTTTCAGAAGAAAAAGTATTAACACATGAACCCAAAGTCGCCATTATGGACAATCATAATAAAATTAAGGAAATGATTAATAAAGAGCCTGAAAGAACAATTATTTAG
- the panB gene encoding 3-methyl-2-oxobutanoate hydroxymethyltransferase: MKQTTDFLKMKENGEKIVMLTAYDYPGAKLAEKSGVDMILVGDSLGMVVLGYESTIPVTMDDMVHHGKAVKRGAADTFIVVDMPFMSYHLSVRDTLLNGARLIQETGAHAVKVEGADDIIIANISALTNAGIPVVSHLGLTPQSVTVLGGYKVQGKDAEAAQKLMEDAKKCEQAGAFALVLECVPKQLARAVTDSISIPTIGIGAGVYTDGQVLVYHDLLSYGVERVPKFVKQYENMNEMALRGFNNYLTDVKLGKFPEDQHSFTMKESELISLYGGKK, translated from the coding sequence ATGAAGCAAACGACCGATTTTTTGAAAATGAAAGAGAATGGGGAAAAGATCGTCATGCTGACCGCATATGACTACCCTGGAGCGAAGCTCGCTGAAAAGTCTGGTGTAGACATGATTCTGGTCGGTGATTCATTAGGAATGGTCGTATTAGGATATGAGTCGACGATCCCTGTTACAATGGACGACATGGTTCACCACGGAAAGGCTGTTAAAAGAGGTGCTGCAGATACTTTTATAGTTGTCGACATGCCATTTATGAGCTATCACTTATCTGTTCGTGATACGCTTTTGAATGGAGCGAGGCTTATTCAAGAAACAGGTGCACATGCTGTGAAGGTTGAAGGAGCAGATGATATTATTATTGCCAACATTAGTGCGTTGACAAATGCAGGTATCCCAGTGGTTTCTCATCTCGGTCTTACACCACAATCTGTCACTGTTCTCGGGGGATATAAAGTTCAAGGGAAAGATGCAGAGGCTGCTCAAAAATTAATGGAAGATGCAAAAAAATGTGAACAAGCAGGCGCTTTTGCACTCGTTTTAGAATGTGTACCAAAGCAATTAGCAAGAGCTGTAACAGATTCTATTTCAATCCCGACAATTGGAATTGGTGCTGGTGTTTATACAGATGGACAAGTTCTTGTCTATCATGATCTACTCTCATATGGCGTCGAAAGAGTTCCAAAGTTTGTTAAACAGTATGAAAATATGAATGAAATGGCTCTACGGGGATTTAATAACTATTTGACAGATGTAAAGCTAGGGAAATTTCCTGAAGATCAGCATAGCTTTACTATGAAAGAATCAGAGCTAATAAGCCTATATGGAGGAAAAAAATGA
- the bshA gene encoding N-acetyl-alpha-D-glucosaminyl L-malate synthase BshA, with product MKSKLKIGITCYPTVGGSGAIATELGKKLAEIGHEIHFISSSLPFRLNKMHPNIFYHQVEVNQYSVFQYPPYDIALASKMAEVINRENLDLLHVHYAIPHAVCAILAKQMSEKDIKIVTTLHGTDITVLGHDPSLTDAIRFGIEKSDAVTAVSCSLTAQTYDVIKPEKSIEVVYNFIDERIYRQTNSYYLREEYGIKDEEKVVIHVSNFRGVKRVQDVVKAFAKIAKKIPAKLLLVGDGPEISVVCKLVTELGINEQVLFLGKQDNLEELYSISDLMLLLSEKESFGLVALEAMACGVPCIGTNIGGIPEVITHEKNGYLCELGDIETIAEKGISLLSDKALHQKFSAEAINSAYKNFRSELIVNQYENIYYNLLKKVR from the coding sequence ATGAAGTCAAAATTAAAAATTGGAATTACTTGTTACCCGACTGTTGGAGGGTCTGGAGCTATTGCAACTGAATTAGGAAAAAAGCTAGCGGAAATAGGCCATGAGATTCATTTCATTTCCTCTAGCCTTCCATTTCGTTTGAATAAAATGCACCCAAATATTTTCTATCATCAAGTGGAGGTAAATCAATATTCAGTTTTTCAGTATCCACCTTACGATATTGCCCTTGCAAGCAAAATGGCAGAAGTCATCAATCGTGAAAACCTTGATTTACTTCATGTTCATTACGCTATACCACATGCTGTTTGCGCTATTTTGGCTAAACAAATGAGCGAAAAGGATATAAAAATTGTAACGACATTGCATGGAACCGATATTACGGTTCTAGGGCATGACCCTTCCTTGACCGATGCGATTCGCTTTGGAATTGAGAAGTCAGATGCCGTAACAGCTGTTTCTTGTTCATTGACGGCTCAAACATATGATGTTATTAAACCTGAGAAATCCATTGAGGTTGTTTACAATTTTATTGATGAACGGATTTATCGACAAACAAATTCTTACTATTTGCGAGAAGAATACGGGATTAAAGACGAGGAAAAGGTTGTAATACATGTATCTAATTTTCGCGGGGTAAAAAGAGTTCAAGATGTTGTCAAGGCGTTTGCAAAAATTGCAAAAAAGATACCAGCAAAGCTTCTGCTTGTTGGGGATGGACCAGAAATATCTGTAGTGTGCAAACTTGTGACTGAATTAGGAATAAATGAACAAGTGCTTTTTTTAGGGAAACAAGATAATCTTGAAGAATTATATTCAATCAGTGATTTGATGCTCCTACTATCAGAAAAAGAAAGCTTTGGTTTGGTTGCGCTTGAAGCGATGGCATGCGGAGTACCTTGTATAGGGACAAATATTGGTGGAATTCCTGAAGTCATTACTCATGAAAAAAATGGGTACCTTTGCGAACTGGGTGATATTGAAACCATTGCAGAAAAGGGGATTTCACTACTTTCTGATAAAGCACTACATCAAAAATTTTCTGCAGAAGCAATTAATTCTGCCTACAAAAACTTTCGGTCTGAGCTTATTGTCAATCAATATGAAAATATTTATTACAACCTTTTAAAGAAGGTGAGATAA
- the ypjB gene encoding sporulation protein YpjB, translating into MKARVFMTIIMFLLLLPISVNADETSPVDKLDQLSNEALQMVKLHRYEDAKKLLDYFSEQFVTVSDKGRSFTVDELRIVSISYDEAVQATANATMNHEEKINRVTKFRLVMDAITSPYQPLWTEMESPIMNAFSQVKEAAYAGEKEQFHANLNSFLSLYDVIYPSMKINVDIERIQKIDARIEVIDKYRNQVLEETTTQMELEALEADLQLLFDEMTDDEADPSLWWVIISTGSIIILTLSYVGWRKYKGTQQAEKNLSKRQKD; encoded by the coding sequence ATGAAAGCAAGAGTATTTATGACAATTATAATGTTTTTACTATTATTGCCCATATCAGTAAATGCAGACGAAACCTCACCTGTAGATAAATTGGATCAATTATCTAATGAAGCATTACAAATGGTCAAGCTACATCGATATGAAGATGCTAAAAAGCTGTTGGATTATTTTTCGGAACAATTCGTAACAGTTTCAGATAAAGGTAGATCCTTCACTGTTGATGAATTAAGGATCGTTTCGATCTCGTATGATGAAGCTGTTCAAGCAACAGCAAATGCAACAATGAATCATGAAGAGAAAATAAATCGTGTTACAAAGTTTAGACTTGTAATGGATGCTATTACGTCCCCATATCAGCCGTTGTGGACAGAGATGGAATCTCCGATTATGAATGCATTTAGCCAAGTGAAGGAAGCTGCTTATGCTGGTGAAAAGGAACAATTCCATGCAAATTTAAACAGTTTTTTATCTTTGTATGATGTAATCTACCCTAGTATGAAAATAAATGTTGATATTGAGCGAATCCAAAAAATAGATGCGCGAATTGAGGTTATTGATAAGTATCGCAATCAAGTTTTAGAAGAAACAACGACACAAATGGAACTTGAGGCCTTAGAAGCAGATTTGCAGCTATTATTCGATGAAATGACTGATGACGAAGCTGATCCTTCCTTATGGTGGGTAATAATTTCTACTGGGAGTATCATAATTCTTACATTATCCTATGTTGGCTGGAGAAAATACAAAGGGACTCAGCAAGCTGAAAAAAATCTTTCTAAAAGGCAAAAAGATTGA
- a CDS encoding CCA tRNA nucleotidyltransferase, giving the protein MNESFQKAIPLLSKIEEAGYEAYFVGGSVRDCLLHKEIADVDIATSATPEELKEIFSRTVDVGIEHGTIVVLFKGIPYEVTTFRTESEYIDFRRPTEVQFIRSLNEDLKRRDFTMNAIAMDKHGQFFDPFHGREAIKERVIKTVGNAEDRFQEDALRMMRAIRFYSQLDFKIDDTTRKAIISSSHLLEKISVERKLVEFEKLLAGKNRINALKALGETELYKYLPDMKHRVEGLREIGQYDCIQLTVDEMWALLLIKFEIEDFEAEEFLKQWKLSVKKTKKIRQLLKWLKYRVDNDWIKEYLFEAGEEYICSTERINNVLHNQSVDLNVNRLKAQYDLLPIKQRSELQVSGTDLQEWYHRTPGPWIKEKLEAAEKAVLYKQVSNRKDSIKEWLLECNLN; this is encoded by the coding sequence TTGAATGAATCTTTTCAAAAAGCTATTCCACTATTATCAAAAATAGAAGAAGCTGGCTATGAAGCATATTTTGTCGGAGGATCTGTTAGAGATTGTCTTCTCCATAAAGAAATAGCTGATGTTGATATTGCAACCTCTGCCACGCCAGAGGAATTAAAAGAAATCTTTTCTAGAACTGTTGATGTCGGAATAGAGCATGGCACAATTGTCGTATTATTTAAGGGAATTCCCTACGAGGTCACGACTTTTCGAACAGAATCAGAATATATAGATTTCAGACGCCCAACAGAGGTGCAATTTATTCGATCATTGAATGAAGACTTAAAGCGAAGGGATTTTACAATGAATGCCATCGCGATGGATAAGCATGGGCAGTTTTTTGACCCTTTTCATGGAAGAGAAGCGATAAAGGAAAGAGTTATCAAAACAGTTGGAAATGCTGAAGATCGTTTTCAAGAAGATGCATTAAGAATGATGCGCGCTATTCGATTTTATAGTCAACTTGATTTTAAAATTGATGATACAACAAGAAAAGCTATTATTTCTTCAAGTCATCTACTCGAAAAGATATCTGTAGAAAGAAAGCTAGTGGAATTTGAAAAATTATTAGCTGGAAAAAATCGAATTAATGCACTTAAAGCACTAGGTGAAACTGAGCTTTATAAATATTTGCCAGACATGAAGCACAGGGTGGAAGGCTTACGAGAAATCGGTCAATATGATTGCATCCAGCTTACTGTTGACGAAATGTGGGCGTTGCTCCTAATAAAATTTGAAATTGAAGACTTTGAGGCAGAAGAATTTTTGAAGCAATGGAAGCTGTCTGTGAAAAAAACAAAAAAAATACGCCAATTATTAAAATGGCTAAAGTATAGAGTGGACAATGATTGGATAAAAGAATACTTGTTTGAAGCTGGAGAAGAGTACATTTGCAGTACTGAAAGAATTAATAATGTTTTGCATAATCAAAGCGTAGATCTAAATGTTAATCGCTTAAAGGCTCAGTATGATTTACTGCCTATTAAACAGCGCAGTGAGCTTCAGGTTTCGGGAACTGATTTACAAGAATGGTATCATAGGACTCCTGGACCATGGATTAAAGAAAAATTGGAAGCTGCCGAAAAAGCCGTATTATACAAGCAGGTTAGCAATCGAAAAGATTCAATAAAGGAGTGGCTGTTAGAGTGCAATCTGAATTAA
- a CDS encoding biotin--[acetyl-CoA-carboxylase] ligase, protein MQSELRKKLLDAFTNNEAEYLSGQHLADIIGCSRTAVWKHIEELRKDGFELEAVRRKGYKIIKVPERVTADEVRLGLSTRVLGRDIHYEETVDSTQKIAHRLANEDAPEGTIIIAEEQLLGRGRMDRRWHSPKYTGIWMSVILRPNIPPPKAPQLTLITAVAVVQAIEDFTGLSPQIKWPNDILINGKKVTGILTELQADADRITSIIIGIGINVNQKVEDYPEDLQAIATSLSIECDKKLQRADLIKLILQKLEQLYFLYLEKGFYPIKLLWESYAISIGKYITARTITGSIHGKALGITEDGVLKVEDDSGKVHHIYSADIEL, encoded by the coding sequence GTGCAATCTGAATTAAGAAAGAAGCTCCTAGATGCATTTACAAATAATGAGGCTGAATATTTATCTGGACAGCATTTAGCTGATATTATTGGCTGCTCAAGAACAGCTGTCTGGAAGCATATAGAAGAATTGCGTAAGGATGGCTTTGAGCTAGAAGCTGTTAGGAGAAAAGGGTATAAAATTATAAAGGTTCCTGAACGTGTTACAGCAGATGAAGTAAGACTTGGGCTATCGACAAGGGTTTTAGGCAGGGATATTCATTATGAGGAAACTGTGGATTCAACACAAAAAATTGCTCATCGCCTAGCAAATGAAGATGCTCCTGAGGGAACGATCATCATTGCAGAGGAGCAGCTTTTAGGAAGAGGACGAATGGATCGCAGATGGCACTCACCAAAATATACAGGGATTTGGATGAGCGTCATTTTACGTCCAAATATTCCTCCACCGAAAGCCCCGCAGCTTACCTTAATTACTGCCGTCGCAGTTGTTCAGGCTATAGAGGATTTTACAGGACTATCGCCTCAAATAAAATGGCCAAATGATATTTTGATAAACGGAAAAAAGGTAACCGGGATTTTAACAGAGCTTCAGGCTGATGCAGATCGGATTACCTCAATTATTATCGGAATTGGGATTAACGTCAATCAGAAGGTAGAAGATTACCCTGAGGACTTACAAGCAATTGCAACTTCACTTTCAATTGAGTGTGATAAAAAACTCCAAAGAGCAGATCTTATCAAATTGATTCTTCAAAAACTAGAGCAATTATATTTTCTATATCTTGAGAAAGGATTTTATCCGATCAAGCTGCTTTGGGAGAGCTACGCAATCAGCATTGGGAAATACATTACAGCGCGGACGATTACAGGTAGTATCCATGGGAAGGCACTCGGGATAACTGAAGATGGCGTCCTAAAAGTTGAGGATGATTCAGGAAAAGTACATCATATCTATTCTGCAGATATTGAACTATAA